GTCCTCCAGAGCCGACCAGCCGAGCATCGCGCACTTGACTCGCGCCATGAGCTTGGCAACTCCCTCGAAGGCGATGGCGTCCTCGTAGGTGTCCTCGTCGAGCTCGATGGTGCCGCGAGAGCGCATCATCTCGCGGAAACCGTGGTAGAGCTCCTGGGCCTCGTCGATGGTCTTGCCAATGACGAGATCGGTCATGACCGAGGTCGACGCCTGGGAGATGGAGCACCCCACGGCGTCATAGGACACGTCGGTGATGACGTCGCCGTCCAGGTGGACTCGCAGCAGCAGCTCGTCACCACAGGACGGATTGACCTGGGTCACCTCGGCGTCGTAGTCCTCGCGCAGACCGCTGTGATGTTTCTCCCGGTAGTGATCCAGGATGATCTGTTGGTACATCTCCTCGACGTTCATGCCACACCTCCGGCGAAGAAGTTCCGGGCGTACTCGACGGACTCGATGAGGCGATCGACCTCGTCGGTAGTGGAGTACAGGTATGACGACGCACGAAGGGACGACTGTATTCCCAGCCTCTCGTGCAACGGCCTGGCGCAATGGTGTCCACCACGCACCGCGACCCCGCGACCGTCCATGAGGCTCATGGCATCGTGCGGATGCACTCCCGCAACGGTGAAGGACACCGTGCCGGTACGGGCGGTGGCGTCGATCGGTCCGAGGATGCGCACCCCCTTGAGCGACTGCAGGCCATCCAGCATCCGGGCGGCGAGCTCGTGCTCGTGCTCGGCGATGTCCTCCATACCGATGCCATCCAGGTAATCGGCGGCCACTCCAAGAGCGGCGAGCTGAGCGATCGGCGGAGTGCCGGCCTCGAAGCGGTGCGGGGGCTCGGCATAGGTCGATCCCTCCATGTGCACGATCTCGATCATCTCGCCGCCGCCCAGGAAGGGGGGCAGCTCGGCAAGGAGGTCATAGCGTCCCCACAGGATGCCGATCCCGGTCGGGCCGCACATCTTGTGACCGGTGAAGGCCACCAGATCAGCTCCCAGGGCAGACACGTCGACAGGCATCTGCGGGACGGCCTGGGATGCGTCAACCACCATGACAGCCCCCACAGCATGGGCCTGGTCAGCGATCTTCTCGATCGGGTTGATCGTGCCCAGCACATTGGAGGCCAGTGTCAGGGACACGACCTTGGTGTGCTCGTTGATGAGTCCCTCCGCCTCGGCCTTGTCCAGGTCGAGACGACCGTCGTCGGTGATGTCGTACCACCGCAACGTGGCCCCGGTGCGCTGGCAGACCAGCTGCCAAGGCACGAGGTTGGAGTGGTGCTCCATGACCGAGATGACGACCTCGTCGCCGGGTCCAAGACGCTCACCCAAGGTGTAGGCACACAGGTTGAGGGCCTCGGAGGCATTCGACAGGGCCACCACTTCCTCGCGACGAGACGCCCCGATGAACCGCGCGATGCGATCGCGCCCGCCCTCATATGCCTGGGTGGACTCCAACCCGAGCTGGTGCATGGCCCTGGCAACGTTGGCGTTGTGACGGGCGTAGTGCTCAGTCAGGGCGTCGATGACGACCTGCGGTTTCTGGGACGTGTTGGCCGAGTCGAGGTACGTCAGCGGGTACTCCCCCACCCTGGTGGACAGGATGGGGAAATCCTTCCTGATCTTCTCGACGTCGTAGCTCATGATCAGGCGTTGGCCTTCGCGGCAGACACGTACTTCTCGTAGCCCTCGGCCTCGAGCTCCTCGCCCAGCTCGGGACCACCGGTGGCGGCCACCCGGCCATCGACGTAGACGTGCACCTGGGTGGGCTTCACGTAACGCAGGATGCGGGTGTAGTGGGTGATGAGCATGAGTCCGTGCTCCGGGTCGGTCATGTACCGGTTGACGGTGTTGGCGACGACCTTGAGGGCGTCAATGTCCAGGCCGGAGTCGGTCTCGTCGAGGATGGCGAACTTCGGGTGGAGCAGCTCGAGCTGGGCCATTTCGGAGCGCTTCTTCTCGCCGCCGGAGAATCCCTCGTTGACGGAACGCTCGGCGAAGTCGAGGTCGAGTTCCTGACGGGTCAAGGCCTCGTTGACCTCCTTGACCCAGGTGCGCAGCTTCGGGGCCTGGCCGTCGATGGCGGTGCGGGCGGTGCGCAGGAAGTTGGCGACGGAGACGCCGGGCACCTCGACGGGGTACTGCATCGACAGGAACAGACCGGCGCGGGCACGTTCGTCGACGGTCATGGCCAACAGGTCCTCGCCATCGAGAGTGACGGAACCACCGGTGACGGTGTACTTGGGGTGACCGGCGAGGGTGTAAGCCAGGGTCGACTTACCGGAACCGTTGGGGCCCATGATGGCGTGGACCTCTCCGGAGTTGATGGTCAGGTCGACTCCCTTGAGGATCTGCTTGGGACCGGCCTCGGTCTCGACGTCGACGTGAAGGTCATTGATCTGCAGGGTTGCCATGGTGATTCAGGACTCCTTGGTGATGGGATTGGCGACGTCGACAAGGACGTCGTCGCCGTCGATGGTTACGGGATAGACGGGAAGCGGCTCGGTGGCCGGAAGGCTGCGGGGTTCGCCGGTGCGCAGGTCGAAGACGGACCCGTGCATGTAGCACTCGAGGCCGCAGTCCTCGACGTCACCGTCCACCATCGGCACCTGAGCGTGGGTGCAGATGGCTCCGATGGCGTGGACCTCACCCTCGGTGCGGACCAGGACGATCTCGGTGCCGTCGACATCGAACTCCTGCGGGGAGTCCTCCTCGAGGGCCGAGAGACTGGTGACGACGGACATCAGTCCTCCTCCAGCGGGGTGGAGGCGCCCAGGCTTTCGACGAGCTCAGCCTCGATCCGGGCGACGAGCTCCTCGGAGATCTCGGGCACGCCGATCTTGCGGACGATGTCAGTGAAGAATCCGTGCACTACGAGGCGACGGGCCTCGGCCTCCTCGACACCACGCGACTGCAGGTAGAACAGCTGCTCGGCGTCGAAACGTCCGGTGGAGGCGGAGTGTCCGGCGCCACGGATGTCGCCGGTCTGGATCTCCAGGTTCGGCACGGCGTCGGCACGGCAGCCCTCGGTGAGGACGAGGTTCTTGTTGGACTCGTAGGTCTCGATGTCCTTGGCCACCGGGCGGATGAGGACGTCACCGATCCACACCGAGTGCGCGTCCTTGCCCTGCAGGCAGCCGCGGAAGTCCACGTGGGACTCGGTGCTGGGGGCATTGTGGTCGACGAACAGGCGGTGCTCGATGTGCTGTCCGGCGTCGGCGAAGTATGCGCCGAGCTGGGTCAGGTTGCCGCCCGGGCCGTTATAGGAGGCCGTCTGGGAAATGCGCACGGCCTTGCCACCGAAGCTGGCCTGAGCGGTGCGGACGGTGGCGTCACGACCGATCTCGAAGGAGATCTGGGCGCCGTGGATGGCGGTGTCGTCCCACTCCTGGACGAAGACGACGGTCACCTGGGCGCCGTCGCCGATACGGAAGGTCCAATTCTCACCGAGGTGAGCCACGCCACGGTGACGCACGATGACGGTGGCCTGAGCATGATTGCCGATCTCGACGACCACGTTCTGGTGGCAGGAGATCGTGTCGGTGTGACCAGTGATGGTGATCTCGGCCGGGGCCGCGAGTTCGGCCTCGGCCGGGATGACCAGACGGCGGTTGACGGCCTGCGGGTCGGCTGCGGCGAGGGCCGACAGACGATCCTGCGGGGTCTCGGCCAGGCCCTTCAGGTCGCTGGTGGCCAGGTCGGTGACGGTGATGCCGTCAGTCCCCTTGACATCGACGTCGATGGCGCTGGCCTCCTGGCTCGACTCGCCGGCAAGCTCGGAGAGGATCGGGGTGAAGGTCTTGATCGGGGTGAATCGCCAGATCTCCTCACGTCCGGTGGGCATGGGGTGATCGTCGACGACCCACGACGGGGTGGGATGCAGATGGGATTCGACGTCATTCTCGATGGTGACGTTGTGGCCCTTGTGGGGCGCAGCGGCTGGTGCGCTCAACGCGGTGTCTCTCTTTCTGGAAAAGTGTGGTTCGTCGGGGCAGGGTCGGATCAGCCGACCGCACCCTCCATCTGCAGCTCGATGAGCCGGTTGAGCTCCAGGGCGTACTCCATCGGCAGCTCCTTGGCGATCGGCTCGATGAATCCGCGCACGATCATGGCCATGGCCTCTTCCTCGGTGAGACCACGCTGCATGAGGTAGAACAGCTGGTCCTCGCTGACCTTGGAGACGGTGGCCTCGTGGGCCATGGACACCTCGTCGGTACGGATGTCGTTGTAGGGGTAGGTATCCGAGCGGGAGATGTCGTCGACCAGCAGGGCGTCGCAGCGCACTGCCGAGGAGGAGTGGTGAGCATCCTTGCCGACGGCGACGAGGCCGCGGTAGGCAGAGCGTCCGCCACCCTGGGAGATCGACTTGGAGACGATCGTCGAGGAGGTGTACGGGGCGTTGTGGACCATCTTGGCGCCAGTGTCCTGATGCTGACCCTCGGCCGCGAAAGCCACCGAGAGAGCCTCGCCCTTGGCATGTGGACCCATGAGGTAGCAGGCCGGGTACTTCATGTTGGCCTTGGAACCGATGTTGCCGTCGATCCACTCCATCGTGCCGCCCTCCTCGACGTAGGCACGCTGGGTGACGAGGTTGTACACGTTGTTCGACCAGTTCTGGATGGTCGTGTAACGGCAACGAGCGTTCTTCTTGACGATGATCTCGACGACGGCGGCATGTAGGGAGTCCGACTTGTAGATCGGGGCGGTGCAGCCCTCGACGTAGTGCACGTAGGCACCCTCGTCGACGATGATCAGGGTCCGCTCGAACTGGCCGAGGTTTTCGGTGTTCATGCGGAAGTAGGCCTGCAGCGGGATGGTGCAGTGGACGCCCTTGGGGACGTAGATGAAGGAACCACCGGACCACACCGCCGAGTTCAGCGCGGAGAACTTGTTGTCACCGAGCGGGACTGCGCTGGCGAAGTGCTCGCGGAAGAGCTCCGGCTCCTCCTTGAGGGCGGTGTCGGTGTCGAGGAAGATGACTCCCTGCTTGCCGAGCTCCTCG
The genomic region above belongs to Cutibacterium equinum and contains:
- the sufU gene encoding Fe-S cluster assembly sulfur transfer protein SufU; translation: MNVEEMYQQIILDHYREKHHSGLREDYDAEVTQVNPSCGDELLLRVHLDGDVITDVSYDAVGCSISQASTSVMTDLVIGKTIDEAQELYHGFREMMRSRGTIELDEDTYEDAIAFEGVAKLMARVKCAMLGWSALEDGLLKVTEDSPAKISADADTDTDNHDTKEEG
- a CDS encoding cysteine desulfurase, coding for MSYDVEKIRKDFPILSTRVGEYPLTYLDSANTSQKPQVVIDALTEHYARHNANVARAMHQLGLESTQAYEGGRDRIARFIGASRREEVVALSNASEALNLCAYTLGERLGPGDEVVISVMEHHSNLVPWQLVCQRTGATLRWYDITDDGRLDLDKAEAEGLINEHTKVVSLTLASNVLGTINPIEKIADQAHAVGAVMVVDASQAVPQMPVDVSALGADLVAFTGHKMCGPTGIGILWGRYDLLAELPPFLGGGEMIEIVHMEGSTYAEPPHRFEAGTPPIAQLAALGVAADYLDGIGMEDIAEHEHELAARMLDGLQSLKGVRILGPIDATARTGTVSFTVAGVHPHDAMSLMDGRGVAVRGGHHCARPLHERLGIQSSLRASSYLYSTTDEVDRLIESVEYARNFFAGGVA
- the sufC gene encoding Fe-S cluster assembly ATPase SufC — protein: MATLQINDLHVDVETEAGPKQILKGVDLTINSGEVHAIMGPNGSGKSTLAYTLAGHPKYTVTGGSVTLDGEDLLAMTVDERARAGLFLSMQYPVEVPGVSVANFLRTARTAIDGQAPKLRTWVKEVNEALTRQELDLDFAERSVNEGFSGGEKKRSEMAQLELLHPKFAILDETDSGLDIDALKVVANTVNRYMTDPEHGLMLITHYTRILRYVKPTQVHVYVDGRVAATGGPELGEELEAEGYEKYVSAAKANA
- a CDS encoding non-heme iron oxygenase ferredoxin subunit, with product MSVVTSLSALEEDSPQEFDVDGTEIVLVRTEGEVHAIGAICTHAQVPMVDGDVEDCGLECYMHGSVFDLRTGEPRSLPATEPLPVYPVTIDGDDVLVDVANPITKES
- the sufD gene encoding Fe-S cluster assembly protein SufD, translating into MPTGREEIWRFTPIKTFTPILSELAGESSQEASAIDVDVKGTDGITVTDLATSDLKGLAETPQDRLSALAAADPQAVNRRLVIPAEAELAAPAEITITGHTDTISCHQNVVVEIGNHAQATVIVRHRGVAHLGENWTFRIGDGAQVTVVFVQEWDDTAIHGAQISFEIGRDATVRTAQASFGGKAVRISQTASYNGPGGNLTQLGAYFADAGQHIEHRLFVDHNAPSTESHVDFRGCLQGKDAHSVWIGDVLIRPVAKDIETYESNKNLVLTEGCRADAVPNLEIQTGDIRGAGHSASTGRFDAEQLFYLQSRGVEEAEARRLVVHGFFTDIVRKIGVPEISEELVARIEAELVESLGASTPLEED
- the sufB gene encoding Fe-S cluster assembly protein SufB; protein product: MTQVDTPTTLPGTGASQDEHLAALSGYKYGWHDSDAYAAASQRGLSEDVVRGISAMKHEPQWMLDMRLKALKLFERKPMPTWGVDISTIDFDQIKYFVRAQERQAQSWEDLPADIKNTYDRLGIPEAEKDRLVAGVAAQYESEVVYHKINEELGKQGVIFLDTDTALKEEPELFREHFASAVPLGDNKFSALNSAVWSGGSFIYVPKGVHCTIPLQAYFRMNTENLGQFERTLIIVDEGAYVHYVEGCTAPIYKSDSLHAAVVEIIVKKNARCRYTTIQNWSNNVYNLVTQRAYVEEGGTMEWIDGNIGSKANMKYPACYLMGPHAKGEALSVAFAAEGQHQDTGAKMVHNAPYTSSTIVSKSISQGGGRSAYRGLVAVGKDAHHSSSAVRCDALLVDDISRSDTYPYNDIRTDEVSMAHEATVSKVSEDQLFYLMQRGLTEEEAMAMIVRGFIEPIAKELPMEYALELNRLIELQMEGAVG